From the genome of Streptomyces xanthophaeus:
GGCGCCCTCGGCCTTGGTGGTGTAGTCGAGCTTGAGGGCCAGGTCGGAGCCGGTGCCGGCGATCTTGGCGGCGGCGATGGCCTTGGAGGCGTTCTCACCGCTGGCCTTGACCGGGGCGGAGGCGCCCGTGTTCAGGTCGACGGTCTTGATGTTCTGCGAGCTGGCGAAGGAGAGCTCGAAGTAGCCGATCGCACCGTCGACCTGCTTGACCTGGGCGGCCACGCTGGAGGAGCCGGAGGCCGACTGACCGCCCGGGGCGGCCCACTTCTTCGCGGCCTCGTACGGCCAGGCGTCGCCCGCGGTGGCCTTGAGGTACTTGGTGAGGTTCTCGGTGGTGCCCGAGTCGTCGGAGCGGTGGAAGGCCTGGATGGCGGTGGAGGGAAGCGTGACGCCGGGGTTCAGCTTCTTGATCGCCTCGTCGTCCCACTTCTTGATCTTGTCGTTGAAGATGTTGGCGACCGTGGCGGCGTCGAGGTTCAGCTTGTCCACGCCGGCGACGTTGAAGCCGAGGGCGATGGGGCCGCCGACCATCGGGAGGTCGATGCCCTGGCCACCGGTGCAGATCTTCTTCGACTCCTCGACCTGCTCCGGCTTCAGCGCCGAGTCGGAGCCGGCGAAACCGACCGTGCCCTGGTTGAAGGCGACGATGCCCTCACCGGAGGAGGAGGACTTGTAGTTCACCTCGACGCCGGAGCAGGCGGCCATGTAGTTCTTGATCCACAGCTCGATCGCGTTCTTCTGCGCGGAGGAGCCGGAGGCCAGGAGCTTGCCCTTGGCGTCGTCGCACTTGATGTCGCCCGCGGCAGCCGCGGAGGGCTTCGCCGAACCGTCGGCGGCCTTGGTGTTGTCGTCCGAGCCGCACGCCGTGAGGACCAGGGCGCCGGACACGACAAGCGCCCCGAGGGCGGAGGCACGAAGCATGTTCTTGCGCTGAAGCTTCACTTTCGGGTGTTCCTTCCAGAAGCCGCCGGCCGCTTTCTGAATCGGGGCGGCGTGCGAAGAGGACTACGTCGGTTGTGCGCGGCTGAGCTGCTCGACTTCCGGGCGACTCGCTCCGTGCATCACCGAAATTAGGCAGAACAGGTGAAGCAGCCGACCGGGCCAAGTGAACGGATGGTGAACCGTGGCGGACGACCCGGTGCGTCCCGAGCTGGTCGCATACAGGCGTCATCATCCGTTATCCGTACGTTATCGCGGCGTGACCGCAGGCTCGGGAAGCCAGAGATGCTGGAATGCGAGACGGGCCGCCTCGACCTCGTGGCGCTGGTCGGCGTGCAGGACGCCCAGGGCGTAGGCCGTCGCCGGGGCGATGCGCGGGGTGCGGGCCGCCGTCGCCGAGGCCGTCGCCGCCTCTGCCGCGTCGCGGTGGCGGTCCAGGGCCTCGCCCGCGGCCGCCGGCCGGGTCACGTCCTCGCCCAGCGCCTCGCGCGCGTACCGGTGGACCCGCAGCAGGCGGCGTACCTCGTGCCAGAGCCCGTCGTGGTCCGCGTTGTAGGGATGGGCGCCGTCGACCGGGGGCAGCGCCGCGACCGCCGCCGACAGGCGGGTTTCGGCCACGGCTGCCAGTGGGACCAGTACCTCCGCCACCCGTCCCCGGGCCGCGACCGCGTCCAGCGGGACCTCCGAGGCGAGCACCGCCACCGCGTCCGCCACCGCGTGGAAGCGGGAGGAGCCGAGTGCCTGGAGGGTGGCCGAGTGGGCGCGCGTACGGGCCAGGGTCAGCTGCCGTTCCAGCAGGGCGCCGGCCCGTGCCGAGCCCACCGTCAGGGCGCCGGCCGAGCCGCGCGGCGCCGGCAGTTCCGGGGACCCCGACAGCCGGTGCAGGGCGTCCATCAGCCGGGTCAGCCGGGCCGCGTACGCGTGCTCGTCGGCCAGGGTCGAGGACAGCCACACCAGCTCGGTGCGCAGCCCGTCGGCCCACGAGGACTCGGTCACCACCCG
Proteins encoded in this window:
- the pstS gene encoding phosphate ABC transporter substrate-binding protein PstS, whose product is MKLQRKNMLRASALGALVVSGALVLTACGSDDNTKAADGSAKPSAAAAGDIKCDDAKGKLLASGSSAQKNAIELWIKNYMAACSGVEVNYKSSSSGEGIVAFNQGTVGFAGSDSALKPEQVEESKKICTGGQGIDLPMVGGPIALGFNVAGVDKLNLDAATVANIFNDKIKKWDDEAIKKLNPGVTLPSTAIQAFHRSDDSGTTENLTKYLKATAGDAWPYEAAKKWAAPGGQSASGSSSVAAQVKQVDGAIGYFELSFASSQNIKTVDLNTGASAPVKASGENASKAIAAAKIAGTGSDLALKLDYTTKAEGAYPLVLVTYEVVCDKGNKAETLPTVKSFLNYAASDAGQKVLLENGYAPIPAEINTKVREVINTLG
- a CDS encoding CHAD domain-containing protein; its protein translation is MAQPNHDPITATADAGAVLGAYLRAQATAFLRGLRLHEESGADAAEGSDAARSLRGAARRISGSLATFRVVTESSWADGLRTELVWLSSTLADEHAYAARLTRLMDALHRLSGSPELPAPRGSAGALTVGSARAGALLERQLTLARTRAHSATLQALGSSRFHAVADAVAVLASEVPLDAVAARGRVAEVLVPLAAVAETRLSAAVAALPPVDGAHPYNADHDGLWHEVRRLLRVHRYAREALGEDVTRPAAAGEALDRHRDAAEAATASATAARTPRIAPATAYALGVLHADQRHEVEAARLAFQHLWLPEPAVTPR